The Pyrus communis chromosome 14, drPyrComm1.1, whole genome shotgun sequence sequence CAACTCACTTGTGACTTGTACATGTCCACAGACGGTAGCTAAAAAGATGCATATGCTAAACGTAAATAACATAGGTGTCCTTGTAGGACCCCATTTGTCATGAGTTTATATTAGAATCTTGTAGGTAATAGAGATGTCAACATTGATTTGTGGATACATATGAGAAATGTTAGAAACAATCACGACTGCCCAATATTTGCTGtctctgaatttaattccatgaGTTGAGTGGTAATTTCTTATAGAGTTTTCAATTCATTACCATCCTTCCGCTTTTGCATGCTAATAAGTAGCTGGGTTATATAGTTTCTAGCTGTTACATAGTTGTTGCCTCATTTCAGGCAGAACTGCTTGAACCTGCAGTAAAGGGAACCCTTAATGTTCTTAATTCGTGTGCGAAATCACCATCAATCAAACGGGTGGTTTTGACATCTTCTATAGCCGCAGTTGCATATAATGGAAAACCTCGAACGCCTGATGTAGTAATTGATGAGACTTGGTTTACAGATCCAGATGTTTGTAAGGAATCGAAGGTATGGATGTGCTGTCATTCTTAATGCTCTTGTGAAAACAAAATATGGCGATACATTTTGATTCATTATGTTGTAATTGTACAGTGGTAAATGAGTACCAGTTGTTAAATTTGGTTTCTATTCGCCCAAGAGTTAACCAAAAGTCAGAATAATATGATTGCAAGTCTGCATGTTCATGAACGACAACATATTTGTTTGTAATAAGCAAGTCTCTCTTGTTTTATAATGAGTGATGAAAGTGTGTGGTACAGAAGAGGATGCGACATTTTTAGAAGCGAGTGGAGAAACCGGTTCCTTGTCACATGGACATTCTTTAAGACGAAAGTTCAGTTGACTTATCcattttctaatatatataaCCTTCTgaaatatgtatgtatatatatgggtGAGTACATATATGTACAATATATGTCTGTCCACAGAACATGAAATCACTAATAAGATGGTTTACAAGAGAAATGTAGTTCTCCTCCTTATCAAATAGGTTTCAGTTTAGATCACTTTGTGGGAGAAGCTTCCCTGAGAGTTAACTTCCAATTTCCTTGTTGTAAGTTGAAAAAGCACATATGTTGGCCTGACCATGATAGTTGTTTCTTACGTTGTAATGTCTTGTCATCTTAATCTCTCATTCTGATGTTATGTTTTGCTATGTGGTCAAATGCACTCAATCTACGAACTCTGATACCTTAGAATCTGGTGCAATACTTGTGTTTCCTTGTTGAATTTAAGAAATGAGATTTCTTTAATGCTTAATGGTTAGTACTCAAGATTTCATACTATTCCATTACGTGGCCGGAACCAGTTTTTCATAATTGGGGCCTCCCATGCCCATAAGTATAATGTAGTCACTAAACATGTGGGTATATTGTTGTGTTCTCAATGCCATACATTTGCTTCATGTTGATGATGTTGTGCATAAGGCAATGTTATGCCAGGCCTCTAAGGCTTCTTTACAATTCCTCATTAATATTTTGGTGaatatttcatttatttgtaaAAAAACGTATTTAATTTCCGTTTACCCCTTAATTACATCCAGCTATGGTATGTGCTTTCAAAGACTTTGGCTGAGGATGCTGCCTGGAAATTTGTGAAGGAGAAGGGTATTGACTTGGTTACAATTAACCCTGCAATGGTGATAGGTCCTCTGTTACAGCCAACACTTAATACAAGTGCTGCAGCAGTTTTGAATGTTATTAAGGGTAACGTTTCTTTATTGGTGCATCGAATACTTCTTCATTTCAACAAGTAAAACGTTTTCTGCTCAAGAAGCTGGAAGAAAGACTAAATGTCTTCAAAGTACATGAGATGATAATATAAAATGGACGTTTCTTCATGTTGAGTCAATGTAATGCTCTATGGTGGCCTTTTGTGCCCCATCTTCGTCTACTGTATATATTTCAAAAGTAGCATCAAGTTTTGTCAGTTATCTCTTTCCTATAGCGTCTCGACCAGAGGTGTTTTATATTTGTATCTGCAGTATCTTAACTGGATAGCGTTTAGTGAAACAAACAGTTTTCAgttaaatatattaataaaaaagttCCAACGATTAGTCTAACACTTGGTGTGCTCATTCTCCATGAAGTACCTGATTATTTCTTCACTTCTTTGTGTGATGCAGGAGCTCGAACATTTCCAAATGCAAGTTTTGGATGGATTAATGTTAAAGATGTTGCCAATGCACATATTCAAGCATTTGAGAGTCCTACCGCTAGTGGCAGATATTGTTTGGTGGAGACAGTTGCCCACTTCTCAGAAGTTGTGAGAATTTTACGTGAGCTGTACCCTACTTTGCAACTTCCAGAGAAGTAAGTTTTTGTGTCCCAGCCAATTTAAATTTGCTGGTAATAGTCACTTCATTTCCACACTAACACTGTCTCATGATTCGGATAATaattggttttattttatttgctttCTTTTATACTGAATTGTATTTTACGACAAAAATCAGCATTGCCGTATTTCGAACTTATATGGTAGTTTTGGTTTTACCGGTTATTTTACATTCACAATGAGTATATAGTGTTTCAAATACTACAATATGATCCTCTTTCCCATCCTTCTAACTTTTCAATCACGCTGAAGTTGAAGTTGCTGCACTTTTAATGCCTACAGATGCTCTTCATTTAGTATTGCATACCTTGTTTCGAATAAGTTTGATTAAAGCACATGGAATTGTTGCTAAATTGTTTCACCATATCATGGGGCTCAAAGAAATAGAAATTTTCACAATCCTTCATTTTCTCGCGATCTGCAGGCTCACGTCTTCGTTTTATGAAAATTAGAAGTAAAAAcataaattcctagcatgaccGGCATTGTTCTTGACAGTGCGTGTTGATTCCTACATTCTTCGTTTCATATGCTTTCAGAAACTATCTTAGCCCCCCTCATTTTCCAGGTGGTTTTAGTGCGGTGGTTTCGTGGAAATTAATTGTGTTATTTCCCCTTTTCAACTGCCATTTCCAGGTGTGCGGACGACAAGCCTTTTGTGCCAACATATCAGGTCTCCAAGGAGAAGGCGAAAAGCTTGGGTGTCGAATTCATTCCACTAGATGTTAGCCTCAAGGAAACAGTTGAAAGCTTGAAGGAAAAAGGTTTTGTCAGTTTCTGAGTCATTTCAGTACAGTGAAGATCTTTGCAATAAATTCAGTCGCGGTGAAACATATTCGCTGCTATGTTTCACTTTGTGTTTCCGGTGTAGTGACTTGCACTCCAGCTTCGTCTTCTGGTTTGAGACTTACTCTCCAGCTTGTTGGTTCCTATATATATCACCAATGTGTCTGCAGAATACAGGAAATGGAGTATTGAATAAGAAAACCCCAAGTTAATTGTTTTGGTAATTAATGTTTATTGGATTTATTATTTTAGGGTTGAATGTCTCTTAGTGACGAATCTGTCATTTTAGATGAATAAGAAatacattttttgtttgttaaaaaaatatgcattatTTGATCAATTTGTACATTttgttgaaggaaaaatttagATGATACTTTACGAACATTTCACATATATATCAAACTAATTTACTTTAATCTAAGGCTTAAAATTGTTGTTTAAAGCCGTCTCATTAAATGTTATATGCCTAAATAATATATCCAAGGAACCACCACAGGGTAACCCAATGGTTGAGGATGAATTTCAAGCCCGTATTCCACACGGCATGTCTTGGGGTTCGATTTCTGGCGCTAGTGAATCACACGATTGTGGCCAATGAGAGGCTGAAATGCTCTATCAATCCTCCTGGCCCCCATAAGGGTGGACTATCTTGGCGAAGCCATCAGCTGATCCCTTTCTCTATTACATATTCCTTagacattgttttttttttttttaaacaatgtCTAAGGAATAAGGAATATGTAATAGAGAGAATgtaatctaaagaagttagGTTCAAGAGACATTTCTCTTTCATGCACATATCCTAAAACATTCTTGATCATTGACAATCTGGTAAGATTAATACATATTATGTCTTATATCAGATAAAGAATGATTAGCTTGAGTCATTGCTGTGAAAGACACCAAGGCAAGTTTGTAGGTGCTCAATATAGAGtcagttcactgaacacaatcaaTCAGGaattctcatactcatgtcataCGAGAACTCATTAGTTAGGATAATACAAAGTAGTCCTTCAACCTGAGACACCAAGGTTTTCTTGTAGATATGTTTTTTAACATTTGATGATGCGTCATAACCACATGGTTTGCTTAGTGCATTGTTGGATCGTTGATTTATTCACAGAGGCAGGTGAGTGTACAATaaaggatctctaaccttccaatTGTTAAAGGGAGagtactctatgatatgattcaAGAGTCTTTGGGTAGAGTACATGAATGTGATATGTGATTAAGAATATTGAAATAAAGGACCATATTGCATTGCAATTCCAATTGAATAGATTCTCCGCCTCCTTAGCTCAGCTTAAGTATCCATGACATATTGCCAagtgtcactcatggcttgtggaaGCCTTAAAGATTTGCAATCACTAATCTTCATTAAAGGTAGAATTGAAAggtagtttcaattcacaatcgattaatAAGAGTTTTAATCTCCCACCATCTCGCTAAATTGAACCGAATGTATCGTATACaatgtaaggtagagattgaataATACAATGGAGTTAAGTAAGTACAATTAAATGGATTAATTGTTTATGTCTAGGATCAACtaataagttaattaattaaacaaataaattcgTATTCAAGTTGTCAAGCCTATTAACTTAAGTTATATGACAACTTAAAATCAAATGGCCCAAAAGTTTTGTCAGACTATAAATTTATGGGCCCATCCAAGTCTGGTTACGTTAGGTGGACTATGGACATTGGAACATGGGCTCCGTTGTTAGGAAGCTTCAAGTATACCATCTGGCTTTCGGAAAATTTATGCAACCTAGGAAGTATGCATGGTTCACGTGTCCTATTTTACAGTGTTTGTATCagaccaaaaaagaaagaaaatacagTATAGTTTTTGTACAGCTGTATTTTACGATGCATTTCGAAACTAGAAGAAGTGTGCATGCTTCACAAGTCCTATTTCTTCGTTGCTTTGTTTTTCCCTCGTTTAAGGACTAGTAAAAACTTTAATTAAAGATTACTACtacccaaacaaaaaaaattcaaatagatTGTGATAACCCATCTAAAATTCCCATCTGGATAATGTATATCGTACGCTAATTTAGATAAGTATTTAGCAATACAAGGGGCCGGTAATCTCATTTGTGTGATATCTATCATACGACGACCAATTGAAACAccatcaattaaaaattattatacaagtgataattatcattaaaattcatttTCATAAGTATATTCTCCAATAACCAACCAAAACTGTTATACACACACGACAATTATCATAACAATTCAATTTCGAAATATATTCTCCAATGATCAATCAGAGCTATAGCTAGGGTTTCATCTCAAAATATCTAGAAAGCCGGAGTCTGTTATATAAATTAGTTTCCGTGTACAACTCTtccacaaaagaaaattttctccacgagaaaaattaaaagagagagAATTTGTCAGTCATACTTGCGTCTCTGTCAATGTCTTCTCCCTCAGAGAGTCCAACTATGGAGCTTGTTGAGCAAAGTCATCCGGATCACAAGGCTTCTGTTACTATTATTACTCAACAGGTGGCTTCGTACAGCCTTAGCTCTAACAAGCAATCACCTGCACAAGGTGGTCAAGGTCAATTCACTCCGACGAGCGAGACTGGTGTTTCTTTGACAACCAACGTGTCAGCCGCCGCTGGCGGCACAGATCATGAGCTTTCGGAAGATGAGGCAAACAGTTTGCATAACAACCTGATAAGGGATCAAGATGATTTTTTCAATTCCTTCCCACCTGGCTATAGGTTCAACCCATTTGATGGCGAACTTATTGTGCATTATCTCATGAAAAAGGTCTTGGATCAGCCCTTGCCGCCAAACCGGATCTTTGAAGTTAACCTATACCGCTACAATCCCGAAGTGCTTGCTggtattgtatatgttcataagTATATATGGTTCAATTATATTTTGCATTGATAATCTTTTGAATAATACTATATATGTGTGAGAGATATTTTATGAACAAATTTTGCCTAGATCGATGTTATTTAGCACTGCTTTGTTATCCTTTACTTGTTTTAGCAAAGGTTTGATACATAATTGATTAATGGTCCTTATATTACCACTTTAGTTAAAGTAAAGATTAATTACCATCTTCAtgttttttttacttaatttgtttcttttgttataCAC is a genomic window containing:
- the LOC137716011 gene encoding phenylacetaldehyde reductase, translated to MSSGAGKVVCVTGASGYIASWLVKLLLQRGYTVKASIRDPNDPTKTEHLHALDGAQDRLQLFKANLLEEGSFDSAVEGCEGVFHTASPFYHDVTDPKAELLEPAVKGTLNVLNSCAKSPSIKRVVLTSSIAAVAYNGKPRTPDVVIDETWFTDPDVCKESKLWYVLSKTLAEDAAWKFVKEKGIDLVTINPAMVIGPLLQPTLNTSAAAVLNVIKGARTFPNASFGWINVKDVANAHIQAFESPTASGRYCLVETVAHFSEVVRILRELYPTLQLPEKCADDKPFVPTYQVSKEKAKSLGVEFIPLDVSLKETVESLKEKGFVSF